One stretch of Balneolaceae bacterium DNA includes these proteins:
- a CDS encoding ABC transporter permease, with amino-acid sequence MDAFSLEEAIKAWRKELRKRRQLEPGHVEELESHLRDRIDDLVESGIEAEEAFRRVTAGELEDLDALEDQYRVARRGKKPRKEWEGRSRLFTLMPNFLKITFRNFRRRKGYAFINIMGLAVALAACLLMVLYLRFELSFDRWHDNADRIYRVATSSYHTNGWALGQVLESEYPEVEEAVYLRSESWPVSHQGRHYFDNTLVADGEFLEVFDFPLAEGDPSTALDAPGSVVITEDLRDKYFGDATALGQTLTLRDSLQFTVTGVAENVPDNSHLQFDALVSFESWKQVRPTFENAIDQHWLDLNMYNYVLVRPGTDVDALRDKVRDIYMEKAGDYFRGLNMEPEVRLEPLQDIYLRVNTGNRLGPSSDISYLYLLGGIALFLLIIACINFMNLSTARSLERAKEVGIRKTVGSGRRGLIVQFLTESTLTAFFSMVLAMGLAVWALPLFNHLTQNAFTWGDLFTPAMGVVLLGFVVVVGLLSGLYPAFLLSAFRPVQVLKSGFTSFGKGATLRKGLVVFQFAVTCFLIICTVVVVKQLDYMQSEELGFQKEQVVVMDARRGQSSLSPNQYVTVKQQLASHPAVTQVTSAMATPGRSGWRSILAYGEGQNPDQSLSVEYLPVDFDYIPTFGLELAAGRAFDPERPSDAQSGVVINRAAVEAFGWDSPAEAIGKQVTTINSLLEDPVLGVIENYHHHGLQHNIQPMVMVVEPQYFDYYALRFDAAQGLSGASGMIEHMRSTWEEFFPGYTFNYFFLDEDYATQYNTQSRLAGIYGIFSGLAVFIACMGLFGLVAFTTSRRTKEIGIRKVLGAGISHIIFLISREFLALVGLAFLLASLPAWWFMDRWLQDFAFRTEIGAGVFAVTLLAGVLICLLTVSWQSLRAATMNPVKSLRSE; translated from the coding sequence ATGGATGCATTCAGTCTTGAGGAGGCCATCAAGGCCTGGAGAAAGGAGCTTCGAAAAAGACGCCAGCTCGAACCCGGCCACGTAGAGGAGCTGGAAAGTCACCTGCGCGACCGGATCGACGACCTGGTGGAAAGCGGCATCGAAGCGGAGGAAGCCTTCCGGCGGGTCACCGCCGGGGAGCTGGAAGACCTGGATGCACTCGAGGATCAGTACCGCGTGGCGCGCAGGGGCAAAAAACCCAGAAAAGAATGGGAAGGCCGCAGCCGCCTGTTCACCCTCATGCCCAACTTCCTGAAGATCACCTTCCGAAACTTCCGCCGGCGAAAGGGCTATGCCTTCATCAATATCATGGGACTGGCCGTGGCCCTGGCGGCCTGCCTTCTGATGGTGCTCTACCTGCGATTCGAACTCAGTTTCGACCGGTGGCATGACAACGCGGACCGCATCTACCGCGTAGCCACCTCCAGCTACCACACCAACGGCTGGGCGCTGGGACAGGTGCTCGAGTCGGAGTATCCGGAAGTCGAGGAGGCCGTCTACCTGCGCAGCGAATCGTGGCCCGTCAGCCACCAGGGGCGCCATTACTTCGACAACACGCTGGTGGCGGACGGCGAATTCCTGGAGGTATTCGACTTTCCCCTGGCCGAAGGCGACCCTTCCACGGCCCTCGACGCGCCCGGCAGCGTGGTTATCACCGAAGATCTCCGGGATAAGTACTTCGGAGACGCCACGGCCCTGGGACAGACCCTCACCCTGCGTGATTCCCTGCAGTTCACCGTCACCGGTGTGGCGGAGAACGTCCCGGACAACTCCCACCTGCAGTTCGACGCCCTGGTATCCTTCGAGAGCTGGAAGCAGGTACGGCCCACCTTCGAGAACGCCATCGACCAGCACTGGCTCGACCTCAATATGTACAACTACGTGCTGGTGCGCCCGGGCACGGACGTGGATGCCCTTCGCGATAAGGTTCGGGACATCTACATGGAGAAGGCAGGCGACTACTTTCGGGGACTCAACATGGAGCCGGAGGTGCGCCTGGAACCCCTGCAAGATATCTACCTGAGGGTGAACACCGGCAACAGACTCGGGCCCTCCAGCGATATCAGCTACCTATACCTTCTGGGGGGCATCGCCCTCTTCCTGCTGATCATCGCCTGTATCAATTTCATGAATCTCTCAACCGCCCGCTCGCTGGAGCGTGCCAAGGAGGTAGGCATTCGCAAGACCGTAGGCTCCGGAAGGCGCGGGCTTATTGTGCAGTTTTTGACCGAATCCACCCTCACCGCCTTCTTCAGCATGGTTCTGGCCATGGGACTGGCCGTCTGGGCCCTGCCCCTGTTCAACCACCTCACCCAAAACGCCTTCACCTGGGGCGATCTCTTCACGCCGGCCATGGGGGTGGTCCTGCTGGGCTTTGTGGTGGTTGTCGGTCTGCTGTCAGGCCTCTACCCCGCCTTCCTGCTTTCGGCTTTCCGGCCGGTTCAGGTTCTCAAGAGCGGTTTTACCAGTTTTGGGAAAGGGGCGACGTTGCGCAAGGGGCTGGTGGTCTTCCAGTTTGCCGTCACCTGCTTTCTTATCATATGTACCGTAGTGGTGGTCAAGCAGCTCGACTATATGCAATCCGAAGAACTGGGCTTCCAGAAGGAGCAGGTGGTGGTGATGGACGCGCGCCGCGGACAGTCCTCCCTTAGTCCGAATCAGTATGTCACCGTCAAGCAGCAGCTGGCCTCTCACCCAGCCGTCACGCAGGTCACCTCTGCCATGGCCACCCCCGGCCGGTCCGGCTGGCGCAGCATACTGGCCTATGGTGAGGGGCAGAATCCCGATCAGAGCCTATCGGTGGAGTACCTGCCGGTAGACTTCGACTACATCCCCACCTTCGGACTGGAACTTGCGGCGGGCCGCGCCTTTGATCCTGAGCGGCCCTCCGACGCGCAGTCCGGCGTAGTCATCAACCGCGCCGCCGTGGAGGCCTTCGGTTGGGACTCCCCCGCCGAAGCCATAGGCAAGCAGGTTACCACCATCAACAGCCTGCTGGAAGACCCGGTGCTAGGAGTCATTGAGAACTACCATCACCACGGCCTGCAACATAATATCCAGCCCATGGTGATGGTCGTCGAGCCGCAATATTTCGACTACTACGCCCTGCGTTTCGACGCCGCGCAGGGCCTTTCCGGTGCCTCGGGAATGATCGAACACATGCGCTCCACCTGGGAGGAGTTTTTCCCAGGCTATACCTTCAACTATTTCTTCCTGGATGAGGATTACGCCACCCAGTACAACACTCAGTCGCGGCTGGCCGGCATCTACGGCATATTCTCAGGATTGGCCGTGTTTATCGCCTGTATGGGACTTTTCGGACTGGTGGCCTTCACCACCTCCCGGCGTACCAAGGAAATCGGTATCCGCAAGGTGCTGGGCGCCGGCATCTCCCACATCATCTTCCTCATCTCCCGCGAGTTCCTGGCGTTGGTGGGGCTGGCCTTCCTGCTGGCCTCCCTGCCGGCCTGGTGGTTCATGGACCGCTGGCTGCAGGATTTCGCTTTCCGCACAGAGATCGGCGCGGGCGTCTTCGCTGTCACCCTGCTGGCCGGGGTGCTCATCTGCCTGCTGACGGTCAGCTGGCAGTCGCTCAGAGCGGCCACCATGAACCCGGTGAAGAGCCTGCGCAGTGAATAA
- a CDS encoding OsmC family protein, whose protein sequence is MKISIQQLDQEQHFEARNESGGKIRLDGSGTVGGLEGGISPLQLLLAGIGACSAIDIAGILRKQKQDVRDFRIEVTGDKKSRDTYSEFETVDVKYIFTGDIDPAKVERAIDLSLGKYCSVSKALEKATEIRSTYEIHPA, encoded by the coding sequence ATGAAGATCAGCATCCAACAACTCGACCAGGAACAGCATTTTGAAGCCCGCAACGAGAGCGGAGGTAAAATCCGCCTGGACGGTTCAGGCACGGTGGGCGGACTGGAGGGCGGCATCTCCCCGCTCCAGCTGCTGCTGGCCGGCATCGGCGCCTGCAGCGCCATCGACATTGCCGGTATACTGCGCAAACAGAAGCAGGATGTCCGCGATTTTCGCATCGAGGTCACCGGCGACAAGAAGAGCCGCGACACCTACTCGGAGTTCGAGACCGTAGACGTTAAATATATTTTCACCGGCGACATCGATCCCGCAAAGGTGGAGCGCGCCATCGATCTCTCCCTGGGCAAGTACTGCTCGGTCTCCAAGGCCTTGGAAAAGGCCACCGAAATCCGCAGCACCTACGAGATCCATCCTGCCTGA
- the hisIE gene encoding bifunctional phosphoribosyl-AMP cyclohydrolase/phosphoribosyl-ATP diphosphatase HisIE — protein MKENALDIEALDFDKGGGLLPAVIQDAGDGRVLMLGYMNREAVRQTLEQELVTFYSRSKERLWTKGESSGNRLRLVDLQADCDRDTLLVLAEPTGPVCHTGEETCFHRKDFDPPASRLAFLTELEALIRSRREERPEDSYTTYLFDKGLDKIAQKVGEEAVETVIEAKNDKKKKFTGEVADLLFHLMVLMQEKDVSLERLVKRLEKRHAKPRHKHHK, from the coding sequence ATGAAAGAGAACGCATTGGACATCGAAGCACTGGATTTTGACAAGGGAGGCGGCCTGCTGCCGGCCGTCATTCAGGACGCCGGCGACGGACGCGTACTCATGCTCGGTTACATGAACCGCGAGGCGGTTCGGCAGACCCTCGAGCAGGAGCTGGTCACCTTTTACAGCCGCAGCAAGGAGCGGCTCTGGACCAAGGGCGAGAGTTCGGGTAATCGGCTCCGCCTGGTGGATCTCCAGGCCGACTGCGATCGCGACACCCTCCTCGTGCTGGCCGAACCCACGGGACCCGTCTGTCATACTGGCGAGGAGACCTGTTTCCACCGCAAAGATTTCGATCCACCGGCCTCCCGCCTGGCCTTCCTGACCGAGCTGGAGGCCCTGATCCGTAGCCGCCGCGAGGAGCGTCCCGAGGATTCCTACACCACCTACCTCTTCGACAAGGGACTGGACAAGATCGCCCAGAAGGTGGGTGAGGAGGCCGTGGAGACCGTCATCGAGGCCAAGAACGACAAGAAAAAGAAATTCACCGGGGAGGTGGCCGACCTGCTTTTTCACCTGATGGTGCTCATGCAGGAGAAGGACGTCTCCCTTGAGCGCTTAGTGAAGAGGCTGGAGAAACGGCACGCCAAACCCCGACACAAACATCACAAATAG
- the hisF gene encoding imidazole glycerol phosphate synthase subunit HisF: MLAKRIIPCLDIKDGRTVKGINFEGLRDAGDPVELARRYAAEGADELVFLDITATKEKRRTLADLVRRIARELDIPFTVGGGIGSVEEVAGLLRAGADKVSLNSAIVRDPDLINRVAAAFGSQCIVAAVDAKHAGDSWEVYISGGSKATGRDALAWMEEAEERGAGEILLTSMDRDGTKSGFDLELLRRADARLGIPVIASGGAGGPQHCVEAVREGKADAVLAASIFHFGEISVEKLKEIMHREGVTVRRTSTRQTE, from the coding sequence ATGCTCGCAAAACGTATCATACCCTGCCTGGACATCAAAGACGGCCGCACCGTCAAGGGGATCAATTTCGAAGGCCTGCGGGATGCGGGCGACCCCGTTGAGCTGGCCCGTCGCTACGCCGCCGAAGGAGCCGACGAGCTGGTCTTCCTGGACATCACCGCCACAAAGGAGAAGAGGCGTACCCTGGCGGATTTGGTCCGCCGCATCGCACGGGAGCTGGACATCCCTTTCACCGTGGGCGGAGGCATAGGATCGGTGGAGGAGGTCGCCGGCCTCCTGCGGGCCGGGGCCGACAAGGTGTCCCTGAACAGCGCCATTGTGCGCGATCCCGATCTGATCAACCGCGTCGCGGCAGCCTTCGGTTCGCAGTGCATCGTAGCCGCGGTGGACGCCAAGCATGCCGGGGACTCCTGGGAGGTATACATTTCCGGGGGCTCCAAAGCCACCGGCAGGGACGCCCTTGCCTGGATGGAAGAGGCTGAAGAACGCGGGGCGGGGGAAATCCTGTTGACCAGCATGGACCGCGACGGCACCAAATCGGGCTTTGACTTGGAGCTGCTGCGCCGCGCCGACGCACGCCTGGGCATCCCCGTCATCGCCAGCGGGGGCGCAGGAGGGCCGCAGCACTGCGTGGAGGCCGTGCGCGAAGGAAAGGCTGATGCGGTGCTTGCGGCCAGCATTTTCCACTTCGGCGAGATATCGGTGGAAAAGCTCAAGGAAATCATGCACAGGGAGGGCGTTACGGTCCGCCGAACGTCCACCCGCCAAACCGAATAA
- the hisA gene encoding 1-(5-phosphoribosyl)-5-[(5-phosphoribosylamino)methylideneamino]imidazole-4-carboxamide isomerase: protein MNVIPAIDLLDGRVVRLTKGDYEKVTVYNNRPLEEARTFADAGFRFLHVVDLNGAREGAFVNLSHITRMVEETGVEVQAGGGVRSYDDALRLLEAGVSRVICSSLAVRKPKAWYRLLEEHPGRAVLGMDLKEGRIAYSGWEKTSAQSIDTFLQPMIDRGLQYVLCTDIARDGTLEGPNIALYRDLQEQYPELYFIASGGVSSAADLQDLREVGLAAAVVGRAYYEKKVTLDELKLYT, encoded by the coding sequence GTGAACGTCATTCCCGCTATCGACCTTCTGGACGGCCGGGTGGTCCGCCTTACCAAGGGCGACTACGAAAAGGTCACCGTCTACAACAACCGACCACTGGAAGAGGCCCGTACCTTTGCCGATGCGGGTTTCCGCTTCCTGCATGTGGTTGATCTCAACGGGGCGCGCGAAGGCGCTTTCGTGAATCTTTCACATATCACCCGCATGGTAGAGGAGACCGGCGTGGAGGTGCAGGCCGGCGGCGGTGTGCGCTCCTACGACGACGCCCTCCGGCTGCTGGAGGCCGGCGTGTCCCGAGTAATCTGCAGCTCCCTTGCGGTTCGCAAGCCAAAGGCGTGGTACCGCCTGCTGGAGGAACATCCCGGCCGGGCCGTACTGGGTATGGACCTGAAGGAGGGCAGGATCGCCTATTCGGGCTGGGAGAAGACCTCCGCGCAGTCCATCGACACCTTTCTGCAGCCCATGATCGACAGGGGACTTCAGTATGTGCTCTGCACCGATATCGCAAGGGATGGCACACTGGAGGGTCCCAACATTGCCCTCTACCGGGATCTGCAGGAGCAGTACCCCGAGCTGTATTTCATCGCTTCGGGCGGGGTGAGTTCGGCAGCCGACCTGCAAGACCTGCGGGAGGTCGGCCTTGCCGCCGCGGTGGTGGGACGGGCCTACTACGAAAAGAAGGTCACCCTGGACGAACTGAAGCTCTATACGTAA
- a CDS encoding ABC transporter ATP-binding protein — translation MAVIETRDLTKVYNPDQVPVHALRGVDLQIEEGEFTAIVGPSGSGKTTLLNIIGGLDAPTSGSVSVGGTNLATLSDRKLIDFRLHHIGFVFQAYNLIPVLTALENVAFVMQMQGRPGRECREIAAALLRSVGLADKFDKRPSQLSGGQQQRVAVARALASKPDFVLADEPTANLDSVSSGELLDMMADLNREERMTFVFSTHDQRVIDRAHRVVTLVDGKIDSDVFRDS, via the coding sequence ATGGCAGTCATTGAAACTCGAGACCTAACCAAAGTCTATAACCCCGACCAGGTGCCAGTGCACGCGCTGCGCGGCGTGGATTTGCAGATCGAGGAAGGGGAATTCACCGCCATCGTAGGTCCCTCCGGATCGGGCAAGACCACCCTGCTGAACATCATCGGTGGGCTGGACGCGCCCACATCCGGCAGCGTTTCGGTGGGCGGAACCAACCTGGCCACACTGTCGGACCGTAAACTTATCGATTTCCGGCTGCACCACATCGGCTTCGTGTTCCAGGCCTACAATCTCATACCGGTGTTAACCGCCCTTGAAAACGTGGCCTTCGTCATGCAGATGCAGGGTCGTCCCGGCAGGGAGTGCCGGGAAATCGCCGCTGCACTGTTGCGTTCCGTGGGACTGGCGGACAAGTTCGACAAGCGTCCCTCCCAGCTCAGCGGGGGACAGCAGCAGCGCGTGGCCGTAGCACGCGCACTTGCCTCCAAACCCGATTTTGTATTGGCTGACGAACCCACCGCCAACCTCGATTCGGTGTCCAGCGGCGAACTGCTCGACATGATGGCAGACCTGAACCGGGAGGAAAGGATGACTTTTGTCTTCTCTACCCACGACCAGCGCGTAATCGACCGGGCACATCGCGTGGTTACCCTGGTGGACGGGAAGATAGATAGTGATGTGTTTCGCGATTCGTGA
- a CDS encoding FtsX-like permease family protein: MFAKILTLGWKNIWRSPTRSAVVIVAVVLGLWAGVFISAFFNGMAQGYLQKQLNLSIGHLQVRHPEFGDLMQPSMAIPEAASLADSLRDLPGVAALRAESIASGLAQSARGNYGVTIHGLGGEADTLHPVHGHLVEGTMPDPGRRTPVAVGRALAERLSLEPGSRLVLSFQDTNGDITAGAFRVDGIFDSSYDRYDQGNVFVLREDLNPLLGDSTLVHRMTLMIDDFGRAPQLRREIAAGLPDLEVRSWDQIAPELQYVYSSMDISLYVIMIIILIALVFSIVNTMLMAILERTKELGMLMAVGMNRMRLFGMILAETFFLTMAGTPLGLLLSWITVGVLGRTGIDLGPFAEGLSAYGMGTVIYPELTAAYYLNIALLVAAAAFLSALYPAWKTLKLNPVEAIHKI; encoded by the coding sequence ATGTTCGCCAAAATCCTGACCCTCGGCTGGAAAAACATCTGGCGATCTCCCACGCGCAGCGCGGTGGTGATCGTCGCCGTGGTGCTCGGACTCTGGGCAGGCGTCTTTATCTCGGCCTTTTTCAACGGCATGGCCCAGGGCTACTTGCAGAAACAGCTGAATCTGAGCATCGGACACCTGCAGGTGCGCCACCCCGAATTCGGCGACCTCATGCAGCCCTCCATGGCCATACCGGAAGCGGCCTCGCTGGCCGATTCCCTGCGCGACCTGCCAGGTGTCGCGGCCCTGCGCGCGGAAAGCATTGCAAGCGGTCTTGCCCAGAGTGCCCGTGGAAACTACGGGGTGACTATCCACGGGCTGGGCGGCGAGGCGGACACCTTGCACCCGGTTCATGGGCACCTGGTGGAGGGGACCATGCCCGACCCAGGCCGGCGCACCCCGGTTGCTGTTGGTCGCGCTCTCGCCGAGCGTCTCAGTCTGGAACCGGGCTCCCGCCTGGTGCTCAGCTTCCAAGACACCAACGGTGATATCACCGCGGGCGCATTCCGTGTGGACGGCATCTTCGACTCATCCTACGACCGCTACGACCAGGGGAACGTATTTGTCCTTCGCGAGGACCTGAACCCCCTGCTCGGTGATTCGACCCTGGTGCACCGCATGACCCTGATGATCGACGACTTTGGACGGGCCCCGCAGTTAAGGCGCGAAATAGCCGCCGGGCTGCCGGACCTGGAGGTAAGGAGCTGGGATCAGATCGCCCCTGAGCTGCAGTACGTCTACAGCTCCATGGACATCTCCTTGTACGTGATCATGATCATCATCCTCATTGCCCTGGTCTTCAGTATCGTCAATACCATGCTGATGGCCATCCTGGAGCGCACCAAAGAGCTGGGCATGCTCATGGCTGTGGGCATGAACCGTATGAGACTGTTTGGTATGATACTGGCCGAGACCTTTTTCCTGACCATGGCCGGTACGCCTCTGGGACTGCTTCTGAGTTGGATCACGGTGGGTGTGCTGGGTCGTACGGGCATCGACCTGGGTCCCTTTGCGGAGGGACTCAGCGCCTACGGTATGGGCACGGTCATTTATCCCGAACTCACCGCGGCCTATTATCTCAACATCGCCCTGCTGGTAGCCGCTGCGGCTTTCCTCTCGGCCCTATATCCCGCATGGAAAACACTGAAACTGAATCCCGTGGAAGCAATCCATAAAATCTGA
- a CDS encoding FtsX-like permease family protein — translation MLAFKLAWRNIWRNRRRTVITTLSIVVAVFLSVLTRSTQEGQYDNMIENTVGKYIGHIQVHARGFWDEPTLENSMAMSDTLHHTLASTPGVISVVPRLESYALSAARRQSRPAMVLGIDPAAERALSDPPSSLQAGRYFDSPSKHGAILGEGLYDRLGAVLGDSLVLLGQGWRGMTAAGLYPIRGVVSYANPELNDNLVYLPLETAQELFSAPDRLTAAALMLEDPRTLEETVSLLRSRVDTSQYEVMSWKEMMPELQQAIQADRGSGIIILGVLYMVVGFGILGTVLMMIAERSFEFGVMLSVGTPRSTLFFILAIEVLMIALMGAGFGILLSLPVIWYLNLNPINLEGAMESAMQQYAMDPVLFFSMDPGIFTSQAITVFVITLLFSLVPLVRAARKEPVESMRS, via the coding sequence ATGCTGGCATTCAAATTGGCCTGGCGCAACATCTGGCGAAACCGTCGCCGTACGGTTATCACCACTCTCTCCATCGTAGTGGCTGTTTTTCTCTCGGTGCTGACCCGTTCTACGCAAGAGGGACAGTACGACAATATGATCGAGAACACCGTGGGCAAGTATATCGGACACATCCAGGTGCACGCCCGCGGCTTCTGGGATGAGCCCACCCTGGAGAACAGCATGGCCATGAGTGACACCCTGCACCACACCCTGGCCTCAACTCCGGGCGTGATCTCTGTAGTCCCCAGGCTGGAGTCCTACGCCCTGAGCGCCGCCAGGCGCCAGAGCCGGCCCGCCATGGTACTGGGCATTGATCCCGCAGCCGAGCGTGCCCTCAGTGACCCTCCTTCCAGCCTGCAGGCCGGCCGCTATTTTGATTCCCCCTCCAAACATGGCGCCATCCTGGGCGAGGGTCTCTACGATCGGCTGGGCGCCGTCCTGGGCGACAGCCTGGTGCTGCTGGGACAGGGCTGGCGCGGCATGACCGCGGCCGGGCTCTATCCCATACGGGGTGTAGTCTCCTACGCCAATCCGGAGCTGAACGACAACCTGGTCTATCTCCCCCTGGAGACCGCACAGGAACTGTTTTCCGCCCCGGACCGGCTGACCGCCGCGGCCCTGATGCTGGAGGATCCCCGGACCCTCGAGGAGACGGTCTCCCTGCTCCGAAGCCGGGTGGATACCTCCCAGTACGAAGTGATGAGCTGGAAAGAAATGATGCCCGAACTGCAGCAGGCCATACAGGCCGACCGCGGCAGCGGCATCATCATCCTGGGGGTGCTCTACATGGTGGTGGGGTTCGGCATCCTGGGCACGGTACTCATGATGATCGCCGAGCGCAGCTTCGAGTTCGGCGTGATGCTTTCGGTGGGCACTCCACGCAGCACCCTTTTCTTTATCCTGGCCATCGAGGTGCTGATGATCGCCCTGATGGGCGCCGGTTTCGGTATCCTGCTGAGCCTGCCTGTGATCTGGTACCTTAACCTGAATCCCATCAACCTGGAAGGCGCCATGGAATCGGCCATGCAACAGTATGCCATGGACCCGGTGCTATTTTTTTCCATGGATCCCGGCATATTCACCAGCCAGGCCATCACCGTCTTTGTAATCACCTTGCTCTTCAGCCTGGTTCCCCTGGTGAGGGCTGCCCGGAAAGAACCCGTAGAATCTATGAGGTCATAA
- a CDS encoding outer membrane lipoprotein-sorting protein, protein MYPITRLPSILLACYLALAALWQPALAQQTPDATEIVRRADQKMRGESSRSEITMRIVRPSWERELSLKGWSLGSEFSLILVTAPARDAGTAYLKRGNEIWHWLPDINRTVKLPPSMMSQSWMGSDFSNNDLVRESSIVSDYEHSLAGDSTVSGRECWRIEMTPKPDAPVVWGTVVSYISKQEYLQLRTEFYDEEGLLVKTMEGSDIASMDGRTIPTRMVMIPADEAGHRTELLYHSLAFDVGLEASFFSTQNMKRVE, encoded by the coding sequence ATGTACCCGATCACACGACTTCCTAGCATACTGCTAGCCTGCTACCTGGCGCTGGCTGCACTCTGGCAGCCCGCCCTTGCACAGCAGACACCCGACGCCACAGAGATCGTACGCCGGGCCGACCAGAAAATGAGGGGTGAGAGCTCACGATCGGAGATCACCATGCGCATCGTGCGCCCCTCCTGGGAGCGTGAGCTCTCCCTGAAGGGCTGGAGCCTGGGCAGCGAGTTCAGCCTCATCCTGGTCACCGCCCCGGCCCGCGATGCCGGCACAGCCTACCTGAAACGCGGCAACGAGATCTGGCACTGGCTGCCCGACATCAACCGCACCGTCAAGCTTCCGCCTTCCATGATGAGCCAGTCGTGGATGGGCTCTGACTTTTCCAACAACGACCTGGTGCGCGAATCCTCCATCGTATCCGATTACGAGCACAGCCTGGCCGGAGACAGCACCGTGAGCGGCCGCGAATGCTGGCGTATAGAGATGACACCCAAACCCGACGCCCCCGTGGTCTGGGGCACCGTGGTGAGTTACATCTCCAAGCAAGAGTACCTGCAGCTGCGCACGGAGTTTTACGACGAGGAGGGTCTGCTGGTAAAAACCATGGAAGGCTCGGATATCGCCAGCATGGATGGCCGCACCATCCCCACGCGCATGGTCATGATTCCGGCCGACGAGGCGGGCCACCGCACCGAACTCCTCTACCACAGCCTGGCGTTCGACGTGGGACTCGAAGCGTCCTTTTTCAGTACGCAAAACATGAAAAGAGTGGAGTAG
- a CDS encoding TetR/AcrR family transcriptional regulator, translated as MSPRTAEQNQVLREETRSSIRQAAFPLFARQGFTQTPVSAIAEEAGISKGLIYHYFDSKEAILESIFEELAAMSDQAMDFPDHLPPAGRFVYMIEMIFGFIREETETMRLLIGLSLQPEALRTLKPAIDRYNKQQMTILKELLEELGHDDAETEAYFLGAQLDGFAMGCISMGEEYPLETMKEKVIRRYVPDHTTS; from the coding sequence ATGAGCCCGAGAACCGCCGAACAGAACCAGGTCCTTCGCGAGGAAACCCGCAGCAGCATCCGCCAGGCGGCCTTTCCCCTCTTCGCCCGGCAGGGGTTTACCCAGACCCCGGTCAGCGCCATTGCTGAGGAGGCGGGCATCTCGAAGGGACTCATCTATCACTACTTCGACAGCAAGGAGGCCATCCTGGAGAGCATATTCGAGGAGCTGGCCGCCATGAGCGACCAGGCCATGGATTTCCCGGATCACCTCCCGCCTGCCGGCCGCTTTGTCTACATGATCGAGATGATATTCGGTTTCATACGGGAGGAGACAGAAACCATGCGCCTGCTGATCGGTCTCAGCCTGCAGCCGGAGGCGCTGCGCACCCTCAAACCCGCCATCGACCGCTACAATAAGCAGCAGATGACCATCCTGAAAGAACTCCTCGAGGAGCTGGGCCATGACGATGCCGAAACCGAGGCGTACTTCCTGGGCGCCCAACTGGACGGCTTTGCCATGGGCTGCATCTCCATGGGCGAGGAGTATCCCCTGGAAACCATGAAAGAAAAAGTAATCCGCCGCTATGTACCCGATCACACGACTTCCTAG